From Candidatus Baltobacteraceae bacterium:
TTCGTGCATTCGTTCCTCGAGCTGCGAAGCCGGAATGTGCAGCGCGCCCTCGACGAGACCGAGTACCGCTTCGTGCGGTTCGCGCACGTCGAGCAAGACCGCGTCGGCGAGCGCGTCGTCGAGCTCGGCAGGCTCCAGATCGGCTTCGTCGCGCAGCTCGTCGACGGTGGATTCGAGCGCGTCGAAGATCGTCGGCGCCTCGCCGCAGAGCGCGCAAGACGGATCGCGCGCGAAGCGCACCTCGCGCGTACGCGCGCTCAGGCTCTCGACCAGCAGCAGTCGTCCCGCCAGCGGCTCACCGATACCGAGCAACAATTTCAGCACTTCGTTCGCCTGCCAGGTGCCGACGAGTCCGGCCAACACCCCGAGCACTCCGCCCTCCGCACAGGTCGGCACCGAATCCGGCGGCGGCGCATCGGCGTAGAGACAACGGTAACACGGGCCGTCGCGATATCCGAAGACGCTGATCTGGCCGTCGAAACGAAAGATCGAGGCATAGACGTCAGGCTTGCCTTCGAGCATGCACGCATCGTTGATCAGATAACGGATCGAAAAGCGGTCGGTGCAATCGGCGATGACGTCGTAGAGCCGCACCAACTCGCGCGCGTTGCCCGTATCGAAGCGCACCGGAATCGGATCGATCGCAATCAGCGGATTGAGTGCGTGCAGATACTGCGCCGCAACCTGCGCCTTTGGCTTTCCGATATCGGCGGTGGCAAAGATCGTCTGCCGCTGCAGATTCGTCTCGTCGACGGTATCGTCGTCGACGACGCCGATGCGGCCGACGCCGGCGGCGGCGAGATATTGCAGCACCGGCGAACCCAAGCCGCCCGCGCCCACGACGAGCACGCGCGCGCTGCGCAGGCGTTCCTGGCCCGCCAGCCCGACCTGTGGAATCAGCAGGTGGCGGCTGTAACGCCGCAGTTCGGGTCCTCCAGCCAGCGTTAGGCGCGTGGGTGCCGGTGGTTCAGCCATTGCAACACTTCACCCTTGGCGTGTTCGCCCGCGTAGGTGTGATCGCTTTCGATCGTCACAAAGCTCTTGGGCTCGGGGGCTCGGTCGTAGAGCTCGCGAACGGTCGAGAGCGAGACCATCGCATCGCGCGCGGCGGCGATGTACAAGACCGGGCGTCCCGCCAGCTGCGGTAAAAGCCGCGCATACCATGCCTGCGCATCTGCGAAGAGCACCGGCAGCTCGACACCGTCGACGTACGAAGAACGGAAGTCGGTAGACGCGGCTGCAAGCAGCGAGGAGACCGCCGGCGACCAACCGTAGCCGGTCGCGATCGAGACCGCGCCCGCAATCGAAGAATCCGCGGCCGCGACGAAGAGCGCGGTCATCGCGCCCATGCTGTGACCGAGCGTGTAGAGCGACACGTCTGCGTCTTCGCGCGCTCGGGCGACCACCGCGTTCATTGCATCGACGCAGTCTTCGATACCGCGGAGTTCACCGCCGCTGGCGCCGAGTTTATGACCTGGAAAATCGAGGTTGTAGACTCGAAACCCCTGCGCGGAAAGAAAGTAACAGAGCAGATCCAAATTGTGCTTGCTCGACGAATAGCCGTGGCCGGCAACGATGCTCACGTTGCGCGGCCGTCGCGGCTCGTACGTCAACACGGCCACGTCGTTGTGCTGCGCGTGCACGCGGATGAGGTCGATACCCACGCTTCTTCGGGCTACAGTTTGTTGACGATCCACGCGTCACCGCCGTCGGCGTAGGCCTCTTTCTTCCAAATCGGGGCGCGCGCTTTGAGTGCTTCGATCGCGTACTCGCAGGCTTCGAACGCTTCGCGGCGATGCGGTGCGGCAGCGCACACGGCAACGGAGACTTCGCCGACGTTCAGCGCTCCGACCCGGTGCAGGATGCCCAACCGCACCCCGGTGTGACGCTCGCCCACTTCGGATGCGATCGCCGCGAACTCGGCCAGCGCCATGGCTTCGTGCGCTTCGTACTCGAGTCCGACGATGCTGCGCCCTTCGCTCGTGCTGCCGCGCACGACGCCCAGGAACGTCACGATCGCCCCGCAGGCGTCGGTGCGCACGGATGCTTCGA
This genomic window contains:
- the moeB gene encoding molybdopterin-synthase adenylyltransferase MoeB, translated to MAEPPAPTRLTLAGGPELRRYSRHLLIPQVGLAGQERLRSARVLVVGAGGLGSPVLQYLAAAGVGRIGVVDDDTVDETNLQRQTIFATADIGKPKAQVAAQYLHALNPLIAIDPIPVRFDTGNARELVRLYDVIADCTDRFSIRYLINDACMLEGKPDVYASIFRFDGQISVFGYRDGPCYRCLYADAPPPDSVPTCAEGGVLGVLAGLVGTWQANEVLKLLLGIGEPLAGRLLLVESLSARTREVRFARDPSCALCGEAPTIFDALESTVDELRDEADLEPAELDDALADAVLLDVREPHEAVLGLVEGALHIPASQLEERMHELDSARHYVVACRVGAKSHWAARRLRDAGFTRVRHLRGGLLAYAAAHDSFDFF
- a CDS encoding alpha/beta fold hydrolase; translated protein: MGIDLIRVHAQHNDVAVLTYEPRRPRNVSIVAGHGYSSSKHNLDLLCYFLSAQGFRVYNLDFPGHKLGASGGELRGIEDCVDAMNAVVARAREDADVSLYTLGHSMGAMTALFVAAADSSIAGAVSIATGYGWSPAVSSLLAAASTDFRSSYVDGVELPVLFADAQAWYARLLPQLAGRPVLYIAAARDAMVSLSTVRELYDRAPEPKSFVTIESDHTYAGEHAKGEVLQWLNHRHPRA
- a CDS encoding molybdenum cofactor biosynthesis protein MoaE, translated to MALFAILRDAIDPRALEASVRTDACGAIVTFLGVVRGSTSEGRSIVGLEYEAHEAMALAEFAAIASEVGERHTGVRLGILHRVGALNVGEVSVAVCAAAPHRREAFEACEYAIEALKARAPIWKKEAYADGGDAWIVNKL